Proteins encoded within one genomic window of Salvelinus sp. IW2-2015 unplaced genomic scaffold, ASM291031v2 Un_scaffold1703, whole genome shotgun sequence:
- the LOC139024607 gene encoding uncharacterized protein, with translation MEVVMSGPGSKVSLPPFGFSALGASHDPRQLPHHLPQPTWSPPLSSDPTLEPPSPLTLLGAPPSPQPVLVASRPPLLYPTGGAPLPQPTWSPPPLLTLLGAPLSSPTLEPPLLYPTWSPPSHLPYLSPSFSSTLLGAPLSSTLLGAPLSSTLLGAPLSSTLLGAPSHLPYLEPPSHLPYLEPPLLHTYLEPPPLLHPTWSPLSSTLLGAPPSPQPYLEPPSPHPTWSPLSSTLLGAPLSSTLLGAPLSSTLLGAPSPPHYLEPPLLHTTWSPPLLNSTWSPPLLHPTWSPPLLHTTWSPLSSTLLEPPSPPHYLEPPSPQLYLEPPILHPTWSPPLLSPYLAPPSPPHYLEPPLPTTRVEPSSAPLTFPLCLYLNMSPSAWLLVYTS, from the exons ATGGAGGTTGTGATGAGTGGTCCAGGGTCAAAGGTCAGCCTCCCCCCCTTTGGTTTCTCTGCTTTGGGAGCCAGTCACGACCCGCGTCAACTG CCCCACCATCTTCCTCAACCTACTTGgagcccccccctctcctctgaccCTACTTTGGAGCCCCCCTCTCCTCTAACCCTACTTGGAGCCCCCCCCTCTCCTCAACCCGTACTGGTGGCCTCCCgcccccctctcctctaccctactGGTGGAGCCCCCCTTCCTCAACCTACTTGgagccccccccctctcctcacacTACTTGGAGCCCCCCTATCCTCTCCTACCTTGGagccccctctcctctaccctactTGGAGCCCCCCCTCTCATCTACCCTACTTgagcccctccttctcctctaccCTACTTGGAGCCCCCCTCTCCTCAACCCTACTTGgagcccccctctcctccaccctactTGGAGCCCCCCTCTCCTCAACCCTACTTGGAGCCCCCTCTCATCTACCCTACTTGGAGCCCCCCTCTCATCTACCCTACTTGGagccccctctcctccacacctACTTGgagcccccccctctcctccaccctactTGGagccccctctcctctaccctactTGGAGCCCCCCCCTCTCCTCAACCCTACTTGGagcccccctctcctcaccctacTTGGagccccctctcctccacactaCTTGGAGCCCCCCTCTCATCTACCCTACTTGGAGCCCCCCTCTCCTCAACCCTACTTGGagccccctctcctccacactaCTTGGagccccctctcctccacactaCTTGGAGCCCCCCTCTCCTCAACTCTACTTGgagcccccctctcctccaccctacttggagcccccctctcctccacactaCTTGGAGCCCCCTCTCCTCAACTCTACTTgagcccccctctcctccacactaCTTGGAGCCCCCCTCTCCTCAACTCTACTTGGAGCCCCCTATCCTCCACCCTACTTGgagcccccctctcctctcaccctacttggcgcccccctctcctccacactaCTTGGAGCCCCCCCTCCCTACCACCCGCGTGGAACCTTCATCTGCCCCTCTCACCTTCCCGCTCTGCCTCTACCTCAACATGTCCCCCTCTGCCTGGCTCTTGGTCTACACCTCTTGA